The following are from one region of the Pseudodesulfovibrio sp. JC047 genome:
- a CDS encoding methyl-accepting chemotaxis protein — protein MKKNALRLAIAFAVYILGVCLISGFEYVSTKNQILTSTNEQLKNAAHVVPAILGKTYHVGIAKKRPTNATYTTALINLNDAIKNTKIANLYSMIYRDGQVLFTSANASRDAIASQTYIQCMTPYDEATNTLKKAFNTSKPTFDDFEDATGHFHSILVPFTAPDGTRYIVGADIRMDAINAMLFSHLLSTIGKGAGLLVLLIPILWASWRNAKDEKAFLHAEIDKGTEEINALNENLIEQIKTAQAHEKQAQKAKEIAIEARTHAIQAGDDAKHEAAITLEESSHRLSIASEQLAAQVQQVANGAETQKLRAIETGAAIEEMNATVLEVASNAANAAEKTENARQVAESGLTVVEEVISAIETVSNKTETMRESLHSLGDRALGIGEIINVINDIADQTNLLALNAAIEAARAGEAGRGFSVVADEVRKLAEKTMSATKEVESTIGSIQKLTESNIDHMNETNEVVNKTTGLAEKAGQELQDIVSLVNDSSDRVRSIATASEEQSAASEQINQAATEINTICSETAEGMGQATEAIMDLASQSVQLKTLINSLKNDQKDI, from the coding sequence ATGAAAAAAAACGCACTTCGGTTGGCCATTGCCTTTGCCGTCTACATTCTTGGCGTGTGCCTCATCTCAGGGTTTGAATACGTTTCCACCAAGAACCAAATTCTGACATCGACAAATGAACAGCTAAAAAACGCCGCGCATGTCGTTCCCGCGATTCTCGGAAAAACATATCATGTCGGCATAGCCAAAAAACGACCGACCAACGCAACATATACCACGGCACTCATCAATCTGAACGATGCCATCAAAAATACGAAAATCGCCAACCTGTATTCCATGATATACCGGGATGGTCAGGTGCTTTTCACCAGTGCCAACGCATCACGGGACGCCATTGCATCGCAGACCTATATCCAATGCATGACCCCGTATGACGAAGCCACAAATACATTGAAAAAGGCATTCAATACCTCAAAACCGACCTTTGACGACTTTGAAGATGCCACAGGCCACTTCCATTCCATCCTGGTCCCCTTTACGGCACCGGACGGCACTCGATACATTGTCGGAGCCGACATCCGAATGGATGCCATCAACGCCATGCTCTTTTCCCACCTGCTCAGCACAATCGGCAAGGGGGCCGGACTGCTTGTCCTGCTCATTCCCATCCTCTGGGCATCATGGCGGAACGCGAAGGACGAAAAGGCCTTCCTCCATGCTGAAATTGATAAAGGCACCGAAGAAATCAACGCCCTGAATGAGAACCTGATTGAACAGATCAAAACCGCCCAAGCTCATGAGAAGCAGGCCCAAAAAGCCAAAGAAATAGCTATCGAAGCCAGGACACACGCGATACAGGCTGGCGACGACGCCAAACACGAAGCCGCAATCACACTGGAAGAATCCTCACACCGCCTTTCCATTGCAAGTGAGCAACTCGCCGCTCAAGTCCAGCAGGTGGCCAACGGAGCTGAAACACAAAAACTTCGGGCGATTGAGACCGGCGCAGCGATTGAAGAAATGAACGCGACCGTGCTTGAAGTCGCCTCCAATGCTGCCAACGCCGCTGAAAAGACAGAGAATGCCAGACAGGTGGCAGAATCCGGCCTGACCGTCGTTGAAGAGGTTATCTCGGCCATCGAAACAGTCTCGAACAAGACCGAAACCATGCGAGAAAGCCTGCATTCGTTGGGTGACAGAGCACTAGGTATCGGCGAAATCATCAATGTCATCAATGACATCGCTGACCAAACCAACCTACTGGCACTCAACGCCGCTATTGAGGCAGCCCGTGCAGGAGAGGCCGGAAGAGGATTCTCGGTCGTTGCAGACGAAGTGAGAAAACTGGCGGAAAAGACCATGTCAGCCACCAAGGAAGTGGAAAGCACCATCGGCTCGATTCAAAAATTGACTGAAAGCAATATTGACCACATGAACGAAACCAATGAAGTCGTCAACAAGACCACTGGGCTTGCTGAAAAAGCGGGACAAGAACTTCAGGATATCGTCAGTCTGGTCAATGACAGTTCCGACCGGGTCCGGTCGATCGCCACGGCAAGTGAAGAACAATCTGCGGCCAGCGAACAAATCAATCAAGCAGCTACTGAAATAAACACCATCTGCTCCGAAACGGCAGAAGGAATGGGACAGGCCACGGAAGCCATCATGGATCTGGCCTCGCAGTCAGTCCAACTCAAAACATTGATCAATTCTCTCAAAAACGATCAGAAAGACATCTAG
- a CDS encoding nucleoside deaminase → MKNSTFSDLSFSLDMPEWAADALGALPSHLPTPEARMAAVIEFSRQNFLRNTGGPFAAGVFERDSGRLVVIGVNRVMPFNCSSAHAEIMALSLAQKMLGTYDLGAEGVPAHELVVNWRPCAMCLGAVLWSGVRSLVIAGSGPELEDITGFDEGPVSEQWRTELERRGISLTDNVLKNEAIAAYREFTALQKTVYNARQGK, encoded by the coding sequence GGATGCGCTGGGTGCGCTCCCATCTCATTTGCCCACGCCGGAAGCGCGTATGGCAGCCGTGATTGAGTTTTCTCGGCAAAACTTTTTACGCAACACGGGTGGGCCGTTTGCCGCCGGTGTTTTTGAACGCGATTCCGGGCGGTTGGTCGTTATCGGAGTGAACCGGGTCATGCCGTTCAATTGTTCGTCGGCCCATGCCGAAATCATGGCCCTGTCTCTGGCGCAGAAGATGCTCGGGACCTACGATCTCGGAGCCGAAGGGGTGCCCGCCCATGAGTTGGTGGTGAACTGGCGACCGTGTGCCATGTGTTTGGGTGCGGTCCTTTGGTCCGGGGTGCGTTCCCTTGTCATTGCGGGGTCCGGTCCAGAATTGGAAGATATTACCGGATTTGATGAAGGGCCTGTCAGTGAGCAGTGGCGGACGGAGTTGGAACGGCGTGGAATTTCGTTGACCGACAATGTTTTGAAAAATGAAGCCATCGCCGCCTATCGGGAATTCACCGCCTTACAAAAAACGGTGTATAACGCGCGACAGGGAAAATAA